A DNA window from Impatiens glandulifera chromosome 7, dImpGla2.1, whole genome shotgun sequence contains the following coding sequences:
- the LOC124944805 gene encoding probable phospholipid hydroperoxide glutathione peroxidase: MNDRIKMVGGGKREVKRSIFSIRIHTIIFPICHLLTLIIFISILAFATASEDVRVSEAICSDSHQYNPITSCSMASQSETAQSVHDFTVKDARGNDVDLSVYKGKVLLIVNVASQCGLTNSNYADMTKLYQKYKDQGLEILAFPCNQFGGQEPGNNEEIVEFVCTRFKAEYPIFDKVDVNGANTAPIYKFLKKSKSGFLGDGIKWNFSKFLVNKDGKVVDRYAPTTSPTSIEKDIKKLLGVE; encoded by the exons ATGAATGATCGTATAAAAATGGTTGGAGGAGGAAAAAGAGAAGTGAAAAGAAGTATCTTTTCAATTCGCATTCACACTATTATATTCCCCATTTGTCATTTATTAACCCTTATCATCTTCATCTCCATTTTGGCTTTTGCAACTGCAAGCGAAGACGTTCGAG TTTCTGAAGCGATTTGCAGCGATTCACACCAATATAATCCGATAACCAGTTGTTCAATGGCGAGCCAATCTGAGACTGCTCAATCCGTCCACGATTTCACTGTCAAG GATGCCAGAGGAAACGATGTTGATCTGAGTGTTTACAAAGGGAAGGTGCTTTTGATTGTTAATGTTGCATCACAATG TGGTTTAACGAATTCGAACTATGCTGATATGACCAAGTTGTACCAGAAATACAAAGATCAAG GTCTTGAGATTCTGGCATTCCCTTGCAATCAATTTGGAGGACAGGAACCAGGAAATAATGAGGAGATTGTCGAGTTTGTTTGCACTCGATTTAAGGCTGAATATCCAATTTTTGACAAG GTTGATGTGAATGGTGCGAATACAGCACCAATCTATAAGTTCTTGAAGAAAAGTAAAAGTGGGTTTCTTGGAGATGGAATTAAGTGGAACTTCTCAAAGTTTTTGGTTAACAAAGATGGAAAAGTTGTAGATCGTTATGCACCCACCACTTCCCCAACCAGCATCGAG AAGGACATCAAGAAACTGTTGGGAGTTGAATGA